Proteins from a genomic interval of Arachis hypogaea cultivar Tifrunner chromosome 10, arahy.Tifrunner.gnm2.J5K5, whole genome shotgun sequence:
- the LOC112716023 gene encoding probable protein phosphatase 2C 59 isoform X2: protein MKEYSIGLLFLHILLLLLFGFPEYSSCNMGYLNSGVSSSSQVHAADDAPASGGGLSHNGKFSYGYASCAGKRSSMEDFYETRVDGVDGEIVGLFGVFDGHGGVRAAEYVKKNLFSNLISHPKFISDTKSAIADAYNHTDSEFLKSENTHNRDAGSTASTAILVGDRLLVANVGDSRAVICRGGNAIAVSRDHKPDQTDERQRIEDAGGFVMWAGTWRVGGVLAVSRAFGDRLLKQYVVADPEIKEEKVDSSLEFLILASDGLWDVVSNEEAVAMVKPIEDAEEAAKKLLKEAIQRGSADNITCVVVRFLMDQGGASASSNDTTTSANSVTPSL, encoded by the exons AT GAAAGAATACTCGATAGGGTTATTATTTCTTCATATTCTCCTACTCCTCCTATTTGGGTTCCCTGAATATTCAAGTTGCAATATGGGGTATCTCAATTCAGGTGTGTCCTCTTCAAGCCAAGTTCATGCTGCAGATGATGCACCTGCCAGTGGAGGTGGTCTCAG TCATAATGGCAAATTCAGTTATGGATATGCTAGCTGCGCCGGAAAGAGGTCTTCAATGGAAGACTTTTATGAAACAAGAGTTGATGGTGTGGATGGTGAAATCGTTGGCCTTTTCGGAGTTTTTGATG GTCATGGTGGTGTTCGTGCTGCTGAGTATGTCAAGAAAAACCTGTTTAGTAATTTGATCAGTCATCCAAAATTCATATCCGACACTAAATCTGCGATAG CTGATGCGTACAACCATACCGACTCAGAATTTCTGAAATCCGAAAATACTCATAACAGAGATGCTGGCTCAACTGCTTCTACTGCAATTCTAGTTGGTGACCGTTTGCTTGTTGCAAATGTTGGGGACTCCAGAGCTGTTATATGCAGGGGTGGTAATG CCATTGCTGTTTCTCGAGATCACAAGCCAGACCAAACTGATGAGAGACAAAGGATTGAAGATGCAGGGGGCTTTGTTATGTGGGCTG GAACTTGGAGAGTTGGTGGTGTTCTCGCCGTTTCTCGTGCATTTGGAGATAGGCTCCTGAAGCAGTATGTTGTTGCTGATCCAGAAATCAAG GAAGAAAAGGTCGACAGCTCGCTCGAGTTTCTTATATTGGCAAGTGATGGCCTATGGGATGTTGTCTCAAATGAG GAAGCTGTGGCTATGGTGAAACCAATAGAGGATGCAGAGGAGGCAGCAAAGAAATTGTTGAAAGAAGCAATTCAGAGAGGAAGTGCTGACAATATCACTTGTGTTGTTGTTCGTTTCTTGATGGACCAAGGTGGTGCTTCTGCCTCTTCTAATGATACCACCACCTCTGCCAATTCTGTTACCCCGTCTCTGTAA
- the LOC112716023 gene encoding probable protein phosphatase 2C 59 isoform X1: MGYLNSGVSSSSQVHAADDAPASGGGLSHNGKFSYGYASCAGKRSSMEDFYETRVDGVDGEIVGLFGVFDGHGGVRAAEYVKKNLFSNLISHPKFISDTKSAIADAYNHTDSEFLKSENTHNRDAGSTASTAILVGDRLLVANVGDSRAVICRGGNAIAVSRDHKPDQTDERQRIEDAGGFVMWAGTWRVGGVLAVSRAFGDRLLKQYVVADPEIKEEKVDSSLEFLILASDGLWDVVSNEEAVAMVKPIEDAEEAAKKLLKEAIQRGSADNITCVVVRFLMDQGGASASSNDTTTSANSVTPSL; the protein is encoded by the exons ATGGGGTATCTCAATTCAGGTGTGTCCTCTTCAAGCCAAGTTCATGCTGCAGATGATGCACCTGCCAGTGGAGGTGGTCTCAG TCATAATGGCAAATTCAGTTATGGATATGCTAGCTGCGCCGGAAAGAGGTCTTCAATGGAAGACTTTTATGAAACAAGAGTTGATGGTGTGGATGGTGAAATCGTTGGCCTTTTCGGAGTTTTTGATG GTCATGGTGGTGTTCGTGCTGCTGAGTATGTCAAGAAAAACCTGTTTAGTAATTTGATCAGTCATCCAAAATTCATATCCGACACTAAATCTGCGATAG CTGATGCGTACAACCATACCGACTCAGAATTTCTGAAATCCGAAAATACTCATAACAGAGATGCTGGCTCAACTGCTTCTACTGCAATTCTAGTTGGTGACCGTTTGCTTGTTGCAAATGTTGGGGACTCCAGAGCTGTTATATGCAGGGGTGGTAATG CCATTGCTGTTTCTCGAGATCACAAGCCAGACCAAACTGATGAGAGACAAAGGATTGAAGATGCAGGGGGCTTTGTTATGTGGGCTG GAACTTGGAGAGTTGGTGGTGTTCTCGCCGTTTCTCGTGCATTTGGAGATAGGCTCCTGAAGCAGTATGTTGTTGCTGATCCAGAAATCAAG GAAGAAAAGGTCGACAGCTCGCTCGAGTTTCTTATATTGGCAAGTGATGGCCTATGGGATGTTGTCTCAAATGAG GAAGCTGTGGCTATGGTGAAACCAATAGAGGATGCAGAGGAGGCAGCAAAGAAATTGTTGAAAGAAGCAATTCAGAGAGGAAGTGCTGACAATATCACTTGTGTTGTTGTTCGTTTCTTGATGGACCAAGGTGGTGCTTCTGCCTCTTCTAATGATACCACCACCTCTGCCAATTCTGTTACCCCGTCTCTGTAA